A stretch of DNA from Strigops habroptila isolate Jane chromosome 1, bStrHab1.2.pri, whole genome shotgun sequence:
AGACTCAaaaactgcatttccttcttcatttcagGACTGAAATTGTTCATAGTGCCTAACCTAATGAACTGCAACACTTTCAATGCTAAACACATCATGACAATGACGGGGCCCAAGTTGAGCCTTAAAAACACTAACCagactgaattatttctttggCATACCAAAACCTACATTTTAGCTGAGAAgctgaaagattaaaaagacagagagttttcctttcctcttttatcAGCATATGCATAATCCCCCTCTACTCCCTCAGTCATAGCTGTGGGGTTCAttttagttaaaaatgaaaatcataaaaaaaaaaaaagcctcacgTTGGAGAAGTGCTGTGCAACAACTCATAAGCAGTTCAAACAGCCTGGATGCAACTCAGTGGAAATTCAGGTACAGTTTGCTAGTGGCCTGAATGCCAAATAAAAACGAAGACTAATACGGAGCAGGAAGACCTCAAAAATATTCAGGCTGCTCTTAACAGAGCGAACGTGCTCTGGGCCACCTCTTCGCATATGGCTGTCACACAAAGCACGTATACCTCATTGCATATATACAAAGTACTATAGGTATCACATGGTATACCATGTGTAACTCCAGAAACCTAATTTTTACCCTCCAACATCCAACAAGACAGAAAGCACTTTGTAACCAGCTAGCTTACCCCATGGCAGCTGGTAAGCTGGGTTTGCAAACACTATCCCAGTGTCTGAGAAATCATTATGTTAGCCTACGTAGACAGCAAATTACAATGTGTTAAGAACAAAGAAGCGCCTGCCTACTCTGGAGGCTCTCAACCCCATTTCACATGCAAGGTGCAATTCTTGCTCTTTCCCAGTAAGCCCTATCTGTATGTCTCCGCCTCAACATCTCTTGGCCCTAAGTGACCACAGAGGTGCACTGCCAGCTTCCCCGCTGCAAGACACTGTGTGTCAACAGGACTACTCAGCTGATTAAGAATTAAACGCACGAAGATGAACCTTAAGCTGAGTCAAGGCCACAACATTCAGCACACATCAGTCTCAAGGCCCTCTTCTGACCCAGGATAACACAGTAATGTgtcaaaggggggaaaaacagcaaagatatgaaagtaaaaaaaagatacagatgTTATATACCCTTATGAGTAGCCCAAGATTTTCCTGACCATAGCCTGAGTAAAAATACCACCACAGGAGGCATGTCAGGAACAGGAACTGAGAGCACCACTTGCCTGCCTCCACTGGAGATGGGTACTGTCTGCACGGCTCTTGATGGAAAAGCTTCACCTGCAAGAGTGACTaagaaaagccacagcagaGGATAGCAAACCACAGCACTTCTAGGACAAAATGTGCTCTGAGGCCATACCAGCACACCTGATTTTAGCGGAAGCATACATGAGGGTGGAATTTGGCCTATATTCTGTACACTTTTAAGTTTCTGTTCATAGCGAAGGGAAAGAAGGCCTCTCAAGTTAAAGCAGCAACCTGAAGAGTAAAAATAATCCTACAGCCTGACGGACAGAATGTCCCCTGTCCTTAGAATACAATGTAAGGGCAGTGTCACTAAATCTGCAtaccaaaaagagaaaactgagaaacTTCAGTCTTGAACACTGACCTATGAAAACtcctttaaacaaacaaacaaaaaaacccacaaccaccaccaccaccaccaaacaacTTTCTTTTGAAtccaaaaaaatcttttgtcacttgtaaaaagcatttatttcactgACACAGcgattttatttaaataaactctATTAAGAAGCTAGGGTAACATTTCTCTTGGTCATAATCTTATTAGCCAATTGAATACTTGATTAGCTCTTTAGCTGTGACGTTAGTGAACAGAAAAGGCAGCTGCCACCTTCCCAGCTCATCAATGCAAAAACATTGCTTTCCAAGATGCACCTTTATTTAGGCCCAtcagtttgctgcttctttacAGTTGAAAATGAGGACCAATTTGGCGCCCTAACAAATGAAGTGTTGGCTATTTACACAGGGTTAAGCCAGTCACTTAATTCCTGTGAGAGAAACTGCCACATGAACTTAACTCTCACCTTTCACTCCTGCAACAAGGGCTCAAAGCTTGATTTGAGGTAAGAAGTGGGACAGGCAAAGAGATGAGACAGCTCCTCTTGTTAGAAAGAGTGCTTCATATGGAAAGCCTGAAAGAACAGCTTTCCTATTCAAACATCATGGAAAAAGTGTTCTGGTGTTTTTAGCCATCTCCAGAGACACGCTTTTCCACCACAGCGGTTTCCATAAGGCAACTGTACATACACTGGTAAAACACGGCAGCCGTATTTAACTGTAGACGAAGCTGCAGGTTTATCACTACATCTTGTGTCAACTGTACCAAGGTGTTTCAGGCAGCAGCTGATGGATTTTCACACAAAGTATGTATGGTCCCATAATGAACTTTGTTTAAGTGTCCAAAATCCAATAGCAGATGGAAAAGCTAAATTTTGAGTCTTTTAAAGAGGCAAGTAATcactgagaaaatatttaagtcaGCTTGTCCTAAGACTTTTTGGAATTGTGATctattgggggggggagggagggataaaaaaaaatgtggagtTCCTGGtttaatttacatttctgttttagCGTGCACCCAATTTGTCCACTGGGGACTTGATCCAAGTTGTAGCAAAATCAAGTTTAGGACCATTCTTGTAAATTTAAGGACAAACAGATGGGTTTAATTTTTTACAGTTTCAATCCTCTGGAGCTCTCTTCCCTCCACACCTTGCAAGCAGTGTCGGCCCCAACTTTAACTGACCTAAAACCATGGGACTTTCACAACAGAAGCTCAATGACCAAAAAGAatattacatatatacacatacatatatatagatacagatattCTAAACTTTATGAAAAACACAATTCTGGAAAatgttgctttgctgctgcGGGGTCTGTAACCAGGAGAAAGCACAACATTATATACAATCCTGAAAGAACACAGCTACTTGAATAATCCCACCCTCCGCCACAATGGTGCAGATTACCTCATCTGCGATGGTCTTGTAAATGAGTTTAACTCTACAGATAACTATGTTCTTCACaacaaaaggaatgaaaatgagaggaaaacaaTACTGTTtgccaaacagaaaacaaacaaaagagcagCACAAGGCTAGTAAGGAAAGAATGGTTAATCTCACATTTCTAAATGGGTATTATAAACAAAGAATGGtgaacaacagaaagaaaatatattaaaaaaatacaaaagtgcTTAATGgtgttcttttaaatatttactttgctgCTATTCGGAGAATAATTTGTTCCATTTAGTAGTGTTGGGCTCAAAGGACCGCTTTAATCCAGAGAGATTAATTATAGCCTTTGGAGTTATAAACACAATTTGGGAAGTGAAGCAGAGAAGAAGAGAGCGATGCCTCTCACACTGGCGATTAACAAGTTTACACGCTTCAGGGCTACACCACACTGGCTGTGCCCCTGCTACACCTGCATGCTACAGGCAGAACAGTGCACAAGATGCCCATAAACTGGGGAAAAACAGCCCCCAAGATGTCCAGGAAAGACACTACCCTACCCCACAGTGTTGCTATTGGCAACTAAACTATTTCTCAGGTGTCCTTCGCCGAAATACAAATTCACTTGCACTTCATGAAGGCGTCCTCTGATCTCGCTTTTACTACCTGTGCCAGAAACAACAAGTCACCATGCCaagaccagcagcagcactcaccGGGCACAGGACCCCATCCACACTGCCTTTAAACCTCTCACATGCTTTCATACATCTCTGCTCATCACTATGTCCCGCACTGGGAGACAGAGGTACCAGCAACAGTGAGCAGGGCAAGGCTGGGAGCAATCTTACCTAGCAAGGGGTTGGCTGCTCCCTCCTCTGAGCTCTCCTcagccccttcctcccccaggcCGGAGGTGACCGAGTCCTCTGGGGCGGACGCAGATCCGGGGGTGCTGGGCCCACTGACAGACCCCGAGTCCCCTTCCTCACTGCTCGAGCCATAGCGGTCCGGCTGGGCAGCCGTCCCCCCCTCACCGCAGCTCCTGCGCTCCTTGCGGTGCACCCGGGAGTGCAGCACCATTTGGTGGTAGGTGCGGAAGATCTTGCCGCACTCGAAGCACTCGGTGGACTTGTTCTGGGTGGCCCGCCGGCTCTGCCGCGAGGCAGGGCGGTAGTCCAGGTCCCCCTGGGCGAGCGGGCAGCTCTCCCCCGACGGGGTGCTGCCAGTTTTCTCCAAGCGCCCGCTGGTGCAGCTCTTCTTCTTGGGGTTACTGGAAGAGCTGGGGGAGTCCTGGTCTCGCTTGCGTTTCTCCTGGTTGACAAGGATATACTCTCTCTTATCCTTGTCATAAGTCACGTCTGCATCCGCCAGGGCCTCGTCCCATCCCACATACTTCACATACTCCGAGGGCTCTACTACTTTTCCTTTGGTGGCCAGCTGCCAAGCTTGGTAGCTACTGACAGGATCCAGCTCGGCTACCCTTTTCCCAGGCTGTCCTCTTGTAACTCTATCCAGCCCTACAGACGGCTGTAGATTGAGACACTGCAAGAAAAACTGCTTCGTTACTGACGAGCTTAGGCTCCCATCAATTAAGTCCTCAGCTTTATCCCCAGTGCTGCCCCTCTGTGCTCGGTAGTGAACAGCATTATGCGCTTTCAGGCTTTCCATATTTGTAAACAGATTTCCACACTTGGTGCAAACTTCATACAGAGATAGGCCTGTCACGATCGTCTCTTCCTGTATCACGTTATTGATAGTGGCTATGAGCTCCAAAtcattttttggtttgtttttgctCCCGGTCTTGGGGCCGTGTGACTTCATATGGTTTTTGAGAAACCAGGGCTCTTTGAATCTCCTGCCACAAATGTGGCACCCATGATCAAATGACCCCCTGTGCTTTTTCATGTGAGCTTTCAGGAACCAGGTTTGACTAAAAGCCTGACCGCAGACTTCACACGGAAACTCGCCCGCGCTCAGCTCACTCTTGCAGTTCTCAGTGTAGGCCCCCCCATTTGGGACCTGAGCATGGTCCTTCTCTACATGGCTTAACAGCATGTCCTCCCTCAGGGTCATGTAGCTACACAACCTGCACTTGAATGGTTTATGGACCTGGTGCAGGTGCTGCTCCAggtctttcttcctttcaaatttGTTTTTGCAGAAGGTGCACTGGTAAGAGGTCAGTTTGCCATCTACCTCGGCTGGAACCGCCTCCATGACCTCCTTCTTGCTGCTTCTCAACAAGATCTTGCTGCTATCAACCTGAGCAGTACCATTCAAGATCTTGTTGCAGGCAGATGTACTTTTAGTGGGGCTGGTGCACCCGCCAAGGCCCTCCGAAACGCCCATCTCCCCCAGCTGCGCCTCTCCCATCTCCGCCTCGTGCCCCTGACTTAAAGTGCCTGTTCTGTGACTACGGATGTGGATCTTGAGGTTGCCCTTTTGGGAAGCTCTGTGATCACAGTAAGGGCATTTGTAGGGCTTCTCACCCGTGTGCTTCCTCATGTGCTGTGACAAGGAGCTCTGAAAAGGGAAACTTTTACCGCAGATGCAGCAGCTGTGGCACATGGTCTTGTCAGTGTCCATGTCATTCTTGCTTAGCTTGCCTGGGCTGGAGGATCTCCGTAGCTCcatttctgcctctcttctACGATCCATCTGTATTACTGCAACATCaggtgagcagggcaggaggacaAAAGCATGTCCGGCAGCAGAGGAGGGCTGGACTGTGTTTTCAATCATACGGTTCTGCAGAGAGATGTTTTATTGCTTCATTCTCTGGGTAAGGTTTCTCCTTTCAGCTGCTCAAGAGAGTCCGAAGCACCACTTCTGTGTGCTCTGTAAATGGATGGCATAGATCACctgaaacaagaacaaaaatcacACAAATGTACAGAAATCACGTAAGTAGATTCTTAAAcctatatatttaaatgtattcatatttttaacCCAACAGCTTCCATCATACACCCCACATTCAGAAGCATACTGTGCTACAATTTACTgcacaaaaaagcagcagcttctccttttGATGATATTCTAGATTTCAGTGGCAAGCATTATTAATAAACAAGTAAAATCCCAAAAAGAGCATACATTCATTTCCACACACTGACATCAGagtgtcttttaaaaagtgcaaactttcaaaacattttttgtttcaaaaccagGCAGAAGTGGCTAAAAATACACCttaaatgaggaaaacatttcttgaAGGGGTTATTATGCTTTAAATCTGTAGGTTTACCATCATGTGTAATTTCATGTAAAATACTTACTTGCCAAAGATAAAAGGCTTTCCTATAGTCTTTAGCAAGTATCATATTCCTGCTGGCAACTGCATTACTTTGCATCTcagacagctctgctctgcttgaTGTGGCACGCACAGAGCAGGCGCAGAGGCTGAGGACGCTCAGTACTTtgatgagagagaaaacaagaatcCAGAGCCTGACAAAGcatgcaggaaaagcagaagttatTTCCTGATggacaatgaagaaaaaaaccaaaatcctcaAAGAGTAATATTTAGTCTAGATCTAACAAAGGAAACTGATGATGTGCATAGGTATCAAATGATCTTAAATATGAGCAATTTATGTCAACAAGACATACAGGAAACCACAGCACCACCCACCACAATGAAACAGAATCTTAACCataaaccaacaaacaaaacaagaaacagcTTTGATTAACAAAACAGATGATTAATAAAAGTTGTAAAGCTTTTGTATCTCATCATGACTAAATGCAAGGTCAATATTTGCCTCAGCAATCCAAGATGCAACACACCAGCAACTCCCCACCTTGTATATGGCAAAAGACAATGGTTAAGATCTCCATagattgtttcttttccaattaccacactgtaaaacaaaaatcttccccttttcctatcCTCATTAAGTACTACAAACACCACATGACTAAGATCAAAGAATACTGTATTCTCTAATAGAGAGAACCAATCTATTACTACATTAAGAAAACATCAGCTTCTTAAAATGTAGCTAAAATATGCAGAGCAATAACAAGACTATATATTCACACATCCATCACTTGACATCTGTGACTCAATAAATAAAGAGCTACAGATCTACAGTTGCACATTTTAAGGTGTCTCACTATATTCACCTCTGCATCTCTTCtatgtgtaaataaataaatagtctAACCACAACACCCGCATGAGCCTTACAAAAAGCAACGTACAACTGATGCAATGCTCATATCAGTTACACACTATAGAATACCTTCATTATGTTTAAGTTAATCTAGTCTCTTATTTGCTACAAGACCATACATTTCTGGGTTTGATTTTCTGCATATCTAATATTCGTTCAGCATGTTAGGAGTTACCAATGGCAGCTACCCAAACTACCTTTTCATCGAGAAAGCTGACAGTAATATCTAAAGGACATGATACAATCGCAATTTCATTCCCTGAATGAAGCATTTTCATATTATGACTAATTTATTgtgactaaaaataaaaataaaatcccaaatCCAGAAATCCATACAAGCAGGAAGTTTACAAACAAGAATGTCTAAATAATCTCCGAAATcagccatttaaaaacaaatagagTGGCAGCCTCAGAAGAAATTCCCTGGGTATTTAATGGATGTCAGCCACTGGAAGTTGTGGCTATACCAGAAGGTATGAACATGCCAAACAGCAAATACAAATGCAGTTCACACTGCATTATTGATGTATGAAACAATTCAGAGCAACATCTTATTTATTTGACCTGTAATCTAAACTTGCCAAGTAACAACCCATAGTGTCTTACAATCGAAGACTTAACCTAAAACTCATTAaatcacaaaaagaaataccagGGTAACTTCTTGCATTTAACACAACAGTACAGTATACTTGAACAAGCTACAGCTTCTTTTGTAATGTTCTGTACCACTGTAGGAAAAAACCGAGCAGGCTCTGGGGCAGATTTTTCCACGTATTTTATACAATCTTTTCtacattctgtattttctacagTTCACACCAGTGAGAACACTGCTTATCGGTAGGCTGACTTTTAGGCTAGTGACTTTCGGGGTTTTTTGTAGGTCCCATTTTAACTCAACTTTCTACAAGGTTTCCTGTCTGAAAGTTCAAAAGAGCTTTAACAGCCAAACTTAGACAAGAATGCTGTATGCAGCAGTTCAGGCACACATAAATCCAAAGCTTCGGAGTCCCTTTGTTTACTTGGCCGCAGCTTCCCTGTGCTTAGCCTTGACATATTTCACTTTAATTATTTATAgcattttcattaatgaaaCTTAGTTATGAAAATGAGGATATGAAGAAAGCATTATTTATAAGAGGGGTATTAGCCATTCACAGGAGATTCCCGTCAGCCCTATATTACATTAGGCCTGAGGGGGGGGAAAAGTCAGAGTTAAAAAAttgtcaaattattttattagtCTAAAATACTTAATGGAAGTTTTACCATCTTCACCAAAATATTCCAAGATAATTGTTTCATCTTTATTACTTTAGCTTGGCTAATGCACTGCAATTTGTAACTTTAAAAGTTGAAATAAAGTATTCCTAGATTTGAATTATTTAAGACTCACAAAAATTCCAGCCTGTTCTTCCACAGACAGAAATTCCAGTGGGAGGAAGGGTGTTCACCCAATCCCAGTTTGTTTTACACAGCGTGGAGAGGTCTCCCTTAGGCCTTGGCACATTGACTGAGATAAACATATATGAACAACTTATAACTCCCTCCCTACATCACCTGAGTGCCACTTAAAAGTAATGCTTTTAGAGGGGCTCTTTGAGAACAGCAAAGCCAGTGTTCattggaaagaagcagcaagaaagaaaaaacaactctGAAGAAAGATTGAATTCCGAAGACTGAACGtacaaaatgaggaaaacatcaCTTGCAAAATCCTTCCAATAGAAAATAACATTCTGGCTTAATAATTTCCACTTTAGTATTAATTACTAAACAAAGATGGCATAAGGGATAGAAGACATCAACTTCTAAATCAAGCTACACTGATTGCTCTTCTGCTGTGAGTAAAATTTTGCCACagctatttttgtttcttcctggcTGACTatgatgataaaaatatttgtattttgaaataactaTGAACTTGAAAGTATTCTGAAATAATTCTCTTTCAGCGCACATGGAATGTGGCCATGTCCAGCTACCCTAAGGCTACTGTACAAACGTTTCAACTCTCACTAATTTCAGGTGGTAGATGGTAACCTTTCACTGCTCTGGTTCAAGTTCACCCTGCAGTTCCTTAGCACCATCCTGTCACACAGAATCCATAGCAGAGTCATATTCAGCCTGCAGATTTCTCCTAGACTGTCACAGCACGGTGATCCCCACTAGCACAGAGGCAAACCACACGGAAATGCAAGTGAATGTAATCTGTAAATTAATATGTAGTctttaaaagtgttttgtgtgttttaatggCATTGCAGCCATTAAAACACAATAACGTGTGTGTATGCCAAATGCCATACAACTCCTTGAGAGTGTTTGATATTCTGCTGTAAGAAGTGTATGAACTAGattcactttgctttgttgaactaGGGATCAGCAGTTCGCATAGAAGATCCTGGCCAGTATCCAGGGCATTTCCAGCCTTTATTAAATACACTAAGGCACTTAACACCACTACTGTTTACATGTAGGTTTGGTATATAAAGCAAGGTGGAAGAGAAACATGTATAAAGACTCAAAACCAGGAGGGGTGGCATGATGAGAAATGCCTTTGCTCGgccaaatatttcagttataaGCTTTGTTTCTGCACCCCCCGCCACACAGACAGCTTGACCCACATGGggacaaatacaaataaactttttttaatcccctcaccagaa
This window harbors:
- the ZNF516 gene encoding zinc finger protein 516, producing the protein MIENTVQPSSAAGHAFVLLPCSPDVAVIQMDRRREAEMELRRSSSPGKLSKNDMDTDKTMCHSCCICGKSFPFQSSLSQHMRKHTGEKPYKCPYCDHRASQKGNLKIHIRSHRTGTLSQGHEAEMGEAQLGEMGVSEGLGGCTSPTKSTSACNKILNGTAQVDSSKILLRSSKKEVMEAVPAEVDGKLTSYQCTFCKNKFERKKDLEQHLHQVHKPFKCRLCSYMTLREDMLLSHVEKDHAQVPNGGAYTENCKSELSAGEFPCEVCGQAFSQTWFLKAHMKKHRGSFDHGCHICGRRFKEPWFLKNHMKSHGPKTGSKNKPKNDLELIATINNVIQEETIVTGLSLYEVCTKCGNLFTNMESLKAHNAVHYRAQRGSTGDKAEDLIDGSLSSSVTKQFFLQCLNLQPSVGLDRVTRGQPGKRVAELDPVSSYQAWQLATKGKVVEPSEYVKYVGWDEALADADVTYDKDKREYILVNQEKRKRDQDSPSSSSNPKKKSCTSGRLEKTGSTPSGESCPLAQGDLDYRPASRQSRRATQNKSTECFECGKIFRTYHQMVLHSRVHRKERRSCGEGGTAAQPDRYGSSSEEGDSGSVSGPSTPGSASAPEDSVTSGLGEEGAEESSEEGAANPLLDEKPYPCKFSKEETPMVTSQLDELPKLGSRNNRENDTKESKPEIPALVSALESVIKEPFSKYQDLTGSADIKMPAFHYSQGLPCSSRISSFASGVGQTSSNMVMNLKTSLEVQASCARENLLDLPREHPLVEKGAEAQEAAALDLSEKSTRDNSCNKNLNTSLQAALIVYPCPFCSHKTYYPEVLWMHKRILHKISCNSMVPPWVQQNGFKSVKNNLVFLARSGRTGPPPVLGGKECQPLPIARFTRTQVPSASPGSKSSCLSVGMTGKSGSTHQSKDSHAFSHCGPRLSGLDGYRQPKLNHTQEQYSIAAQQKSKYEANSKLMQMGAYSRSVTPTPTVISRSSTQPTNSKQAEKYVVPQGSTSFVPPGKHCVSDSMKAKFSPPPQYHPLCKSEQYTKHEEPPVPQRESHVKAGNEMRTLANCTTVARVSPLLQPQPSAAGVSPVLHSSKQDLGSDGHEKRLDILNIFKTYIPKDLASLYQTCGANSPVLDHTGMLRTQTRQGDCVCRECGKCFTQPSHLRTHQRSHAVVFESNGLRGTEVHTTSADAPKQGRDHGSAEVTHTLRLRKGT